In the Salvia miltiorrhiza cultivar Shanhuang (shh) chromosome 8, IMPLAD_Smil_shh, whole genome shotgun sequence genome, CATTCTCGCATCGTCTCAGTACCTGCGCGCGTCGAGGCGGCCGCCTTTCGCCGACGAGGCGTGCATACATAAAAATCTTACAGGGGCACAGTGATTTTCACAACATTGATATTGGGTTATACTTGTTTGGATATTATCCGCCTCCAGCGATTTTCACAAcattaaattttgtaaaacctAGGGTTTATGAAatggctattttttttttcttcttcgtAATTTGGTAATTTTGTTCTTCGTGATTGGGATGTTTGGTTTGGGATGAGTTATTGATTGTAGGTTTTTATTCTTGTTGTGATATAGGGAACCTTGTTAACTGTTGACGGGCAAGATGGCTCATCCAGGTGGCGGAGCTGAAGCGCATGCTCGGTTCAAGCAGTATGAGTACAGAGCAAACTCGAGTCTTGTTCTTACCACGGACTCTCGACCTCGTGACACCCATGAGCCAACTGGGGAGCCAGAGTCATTGTGGGGGAAGATTGACCCTAAATCCTTCGGTGACAGGGCATACAGGGATAAACCTCCTGAGTTGGAGGAGAAGCTTAAGAAATCTAAAAAGAAGAAGGAGCGGGAGCCTGCTCTTGATGCTGCTCCACCGAGGAGCAAGAAGAGGCGTCTTCAGGAGGAGAGTGTCCTCACCTCATCGGATGAAGGTGTTTACCAGCCCAAGACGAAGGAAACAAGAGCTGCCTATGAAGCCATGCTCAGTGTTATTCAGCAACAACTGGGTGGGCAGCCCTTGAACATTGTTAGTGGTGCTGCTGATGAGATTTTGGCTGTTCTCAAGAATGAGACCATCAAGAATCCTGAGAAGAAAAAGGAGATTGAGAAGTTGTTGAACCCCATAACTAGCACTACTTTTGATAACCTAGTTTCCCTTGGGAAACGCATTACTGATTACCATGATGGTGGCGACGCTGGTGATACTGCTGTTAATAGAGATGATGgccttgatgatgatgttggtGTTGCTGTGgagtttgaggaaaatgaagaggaggaggaggagagtgATTTGGATATGGTACCCGAGGATGAAGAGGATGACGATGATGTAACTGAAGTAGATGGTTCTGGGGCCATGCAGATGGGTGGgattgatgatgatgaggaaCAGGAAGCTATGGAGGGAATGACATTGAACGTGCAGGATATTGATGCATATTGGCTTCAGAGGCAGATCACACAGGCGTATGACCAGAAGATTGATCCGCAACAGAGTCAGAAACTCGCTGAAGAGGTTCTTAAAATCCTTGCTGAAGGTGACGATCGTGAAGTTGAGACAAAGCTGTTGGTGCATCTACAGTTTGATAAGTTTAGTCTTATCAAATTTTTATTGCGTAACCGGTTGAAAGTAGTGTGGTGCACCCGCCTGGCAAGGGCTGAAGACCAAGAGAAGAGAAAGGAGATTGAAGAAGAAATGATAGGTCTAGGGTCAGATCTTGCTGCCATCCTGGAGCAGTTGCATGCCACTAGAGCGACTGCCAAGGAGAGGCAAAAGAACTTAGAGAAAAGCATTAGGGAGGAGGCTCGCCGACTCAAGGACGAAACTGGTGGAGATGGTGGACGTGAGCGTCGGGATCTGGTTGATAGAGATGCTGATGGTGGTTGGTTAAAGGGACAGCGGCAACTTCTTGACCTTGACAACCTTGCCTTTCAACAAGGTGGCTTGCTGATGGCCAACAAAAAATGTGAGCTTCCAGTGGGTTCTTATAGAAATCATAAGAAGGGTTATGAAGAAGTTCATGTGCCAGCTTTGAAGCCCAAGCCATTGGCTGATAACGAAAAGCTTGTGAAGATATCTGACCTGCCCGACTGGGCGCAACCAGCTTTCAGAGGAATGAGCCAGTTGAACAGGGTACAGAGTAAGGTTTATGATTCTGCACTATTCACACCAGAAAATATCTTGTTATGTGCTCCTACTGGGGCTGGGAAAACAAATGTTGCTATGCTTACCATACTTCAGCAAATTGGTCTGAATAGGAATAATGATGGGTCTTACAACCATAGCAATTATAAGATTGTGTATGTCGCACCTATGAAGGCTCTGGTGGCCGAGGTTGTAGGCAACCTTTCTAATCGCCTGGAGCCATATGGTGTCAAGGTTAGAGAACTGAGTGGAGATCAGTCATTGACGCGTCAGCAGATTGAGGAAACTCAAATTATAGTGACGACCCCTGAGAAGTGGGATATTATTACCAGGAAATCAGGTGATCGTACTTATACACAGCTTGTAAAACTCCTGATTATTGATGAGATCCATCTTCTGCATGATAATAGAGGTCCTGTGCTCGAAAGTATAATTGCAAGAACTGTTCGTCAAATTGAAACTACTAAAGAGCACATTCGGCTTGTTGGCTTATCTGCTACACTTCCAAATTATGAAGATGTTGCTATATTTTTACGAGTTAAACTAGACAAGGGGCTGTTCCACTTTGATAATAGCTACCGGCCTGTTCCTTTGGCTCAGCAGTATGTCGGGATTACAGTAAAGAAACCGTTACAAAGATTTCAATTGATGAATGATGTTTGCTATGAGAAGGTGATCAGCGTCGCTGGAAAGCATCAGGTGTTGATCTTTGTGCACTCAAGGAAGGAGACAACAAAAACTGCTCGCGCAATTCGTGACACGGCCCTTGCTAATGATACTCTGAGTAAATTCTTGAAGGAGGATAGTGCAAGTCGTGAAATTCTCCAGTCTCATACAGAGCTGGTTAAGAGTAGCGATCTTAAGGACCTATTGCCATATGGTTTTGCAATTCATAATGCTGGGATGGTTAGAGCTGATCGCCAAATTGTTGAAGAGCTTTTCGCAGATGGGCATGTGCAAGTCTTGGTCTCTACTGCAACTCTAGCTTGGGGTGTTAATTTACCTGCTCATACTGTTATTATCAAAGGTACTCAAATCTACAATCCTGAAAAAGGAGCATGGACTGAGTTGAGTCCTCTAGATGTCATGCAGATGCTTGGCCGTGCTGGAAGGCCTCAATATGACACTTATGGTGAAGGAATCATTATAACAGGGCATAGTGAGCTGCAATATTATCTGTCTTTGATGAATCAACAGCTGCCTATTGAAAGTCAGTTTATTTCAAAATTGGCTGATCAGTTAAATGCAGAGATTGTCCTTGGAAGCGTACAGAATGCTAGAGAAGCATGCAAATGGCTCTCATACACTTACCTTTTTGTTCGAATGGTGCGTAATCCTACCCTTTATGGTTTGGCACCCGATGTTCTGAAGACAGATGAGACCTTGGAGGAAAGGAGAGCTGATCTGGTAAGCTTTAAAATACTGTTTACTTATTTCTAAACTTTAATTTTGCATTGTATGCTGGATTTATTGTATGCCCGTTGATTTTATTGCAAGTAGCTATGTTTCTTGTCCTGTAGAGAAGATTTGATATCCTTGTTTTGCTTTTTCTAATGTTCTTTTGTTTTTGGTGGTAGGTAGGCAGGAGGCTGAGGCCTCGTGCTTCTGTTTTTGAGACGTAGCAGTTGAATAAGTTACTTATCTTAGGAGACTATCTTCCTAGGGTTCATACACACCTACTTAACCTTTATAATGCACATGAGGTTATAATACTATGTTAGTGAATCAGTAATTTGATTATACTGTAATATCATTATTGTGTCATAAATCATAATATATTCTATGAATGAAGCCTTAAATCATAATTGACCTCCAACAAGCATGCGGCATATTGCACTTGCCAATTGGTTGTGGTTTTGGTTCCTTACAGATCTCTAGACTCCCCAGCATTCCTCCACTgttgatcaaataataaaaagatagtGTTACCTTGTTGAATTCTGCATGGTTCATTTTGATTTACCTTAAAATTATTTGGTATAGATTTAATAGGTCTGTTGAATTTAGTAAGAATGCCTTTTTTACATGTTACTAATGTTCCACGCTTTTCAGATTCATTCAGCAGCAACAATACTGGACAAGAATAATCTTGTGAAGTATGACAGGAAAAGTGGATATTTCCAGGTCACGGACTTGGGTCGCATTGCTAGCTATTACTATATAACTCATGGGACTATTTCAACGTACAATGAGCATTTGAAGCCAACAATGGGTGATATCGAACTTTGTCGTCTCTTCTCCCTTAGTGAAGAGTTCAAGTACGTCTCTGTGAGACAAGATGAGAAGATGGAGCTGGTCAAGCTATTAGAGCGAGTCCCAATACCAATCAAAGAGAGTCTTGAGGAACCTAGTGCCAAAATTAATGTTCTTCTTCAAGCCTATATTTCACAGTTGAAGCTTGAAGGACTATCATTGACATCTGATATGGTTTATATCACTCAGGTATGCCTCCTCTTTTCTATCTAACTTTGTGCATGTTTTAAAGTTGGTTGATCTTTTTGTGCTGCTCTCAGCAACTAGTTCTAACTAACTTTTAATTGCTTTCGCAGAGTGCTGGGCGTCTGATGCGAGCGCTATTTGAGATAGTTGTAAAAAGGGGATGGGCACAATTGGCAGAGAAGGCTCTAAAACTGTGTAAAATGATAGGCAAGAGAATGTGGAGTGTGCAGACACCACTTCGTCAATTCCATGGTATTCCAAATGAAATTTTGATGAAGTTGGAAAAGAAAGATTTGTCCTGGGAAAGGTACTATGATCTCTCTTCACAGGAGATCGGAGAACTTGCCCGTTTCCCTAAAATGGGAAGAACACTTCATAGATGTATTCACCAGTTCCCAAAACTAAACATGGTTGCACATGTTCAACCCATTACTCGCTCTGTTTTGAAGGTTGAACTGACAATTACGCCGGATTTCCAGTGGGATGACAAGGTCCATGGATATGTTGAGCCTTTCTGGATTATTGTTGAGGATAATGATGGGGAACATATTCTTCATCACGAATATTTCATGTTGAAGAAGCAGTATGTAGATGAGGATCACACGCTGAATTTCACCGTTCCTATATATGAACCACTACCTCCTCAGTATTTCATCAGTGTT is a window encoding:
- the LOC130999025 gene encoding DExH-box ATP-dependent RNA helicase DExH12-like, which gives rise to MAHPGGGAEAHARFKQYEYRANSSLVLTTDSRPRDTHEPTGEPESLWGKIDPKSFGDRAYRDKPPELEEKLKKSKKKKEREPALDAAPPRSKKRRLQEESVLTSSDEGVYQPKTKETRAAYEAMLSVIQQQLGGQPLNIVSGAADEILAVLKNETIKNPEKKKEIEKLLNPITSTTFDNLVSLGKRITDYHDGGDAGDTAVNRDDGLDDDVGVAVEFEENEEEEEESDLDMVPEDEEDDDDVTEVDGSGAMQMGGIDDDEEQEAMEGMTLNVQDIDAYWLQRQITQAYDQKIDPQQSQKLAEEVLKILAEGDDREVETKLLVHLQFDKFSLIKFLLRNRLKVVWCTRLARAEDQEKRKEIEEEMIGLGSDLAAILEQLHATRATAKERQKNLEKSIREEARRLKDETGGDGGRERRDLVDRDADGGWLKGQRQLLDLDNLAFQQGGLLMANKKCELPVGSYRNHKKGYEEVHVPALKPKPLADNEKLVKISDLPDWAQPAFRGMSQLNRVQSKVYDSALFTPENILLCAPTGAGKTNVAMLTILQQIGLNRNNDGSYNHSNYKIVYVAPMKALVAEVVGNLSNRLEPYGVKVRELSGDQSLTRQQIEETQIIVTTPEKWDIITRKSGDRTYTQLVKLLIIDEIHLLHDNRGPVLESIIARTVRQIETTKEHIRLVGLSATLPNYEDVAIFLRVKLDKGLFHFDNSYRPVPLAQQYVGITVKKPLQRFQLMNDVCYEKVISVAGKHQVLIFVHSRKETTKTARAIRDTALANDTLSKFLKEDSASREILQSHTELVKSSDLKDLLPYGFAIHNAGMVRADRQIVEELFADGHVQVLVSTATLAWGVNLPAHTVIIKGTQIYNPEKGAWTELSPLDVMQMLGRAGRPQYDTYGEGIIITGHSELQYYLSLMNQQLPIESQFISKLADQLNAEIVLGSVQNAREACKWLSYTYLFVRMVRNPTLYGLAPDVLKTDETLEERRADLIHSAATILDKNNLVKYDRKSGYFQVTDLGRIASYYYITHGTISTYNEHLKPTMGDIELCRLFSLSEEFKYVSVRQDEKMELVKLLERVPIPIKESLEEPSAKINVLLQAYISQLKLEGLSLTSDMVYITQSAGRLMRALFEIVVKRGWAQLAEKALKLCKMIGKRMWSVQTPLRQFHGIPNEILMKLEKKDLSWERYYDLSSQEIGELARFPKMGRTLHRCIHQFPKLNMVAHVQPITRSVLKVELTITPDFQWDDKVHGYVEPFWIIVEDNDGEHILHHEYFMLKKQYVDEDHTLNFTVPIYEPLPPQYFISVVSDRWLGSQTVLPISFRHLILPEKYPPPTELLDLQPLPVTALRNPAYESLYQQFKHFNPVQTQVFTVLYNSDDNVLVAAPTGSGKTICAEFAILRNHQKGPESTMRAVYIAPIEALAKERYQDWKKKFGEGLGMKVVELTGETATDLKLLEKGQIIISTPEKWDALSRRWKQRKHVQQVSVFIIDELHLIGGQGGPILEVIVSRMRYIASQLENKIRIVALSSSLANAKDLGEWIGATSHGLFNFPPGVRPVPLEIHIQGVDIANFEARMQAMTKPTYTAIVQHAKNGKPAIVFVPTRKHARMTAVDLMTYSSVDSEQKPLFLLQSSEELAPFVANIKEPMLKETIQFGVGYLHEGLSSTDQDIVKTLFETGCIQVCVMSSTMCWGVPLSAHLVVVMGTQYYDGRENAHSDYPVTDLLQMMGHASRPLVDNSGKCVILCHAPRKEYYKKFLYEAFPVESHLHHYLHDNLNAEVVVGVIQNKQDAVDYLTWTFIYRRLTQNPNYYNLQGVSHRHLSDHLSELVESTISDLEASKCVEVEDDYLLAPANLGLIASYYYISYTTIERFSSSLTSKTKMKGLLEILASASEYEQLPIRPGEEELIRRLIHHQRFSFENPKYTDPNVKANALLQAHFSRQTIGGDLSSDQQEVLIYASRLLQAMVDVISSNGWLSLALLAMEVSQMVTQGMWERDSMLLQLPHFTKELAKRCQENPGKNIETIFDLLEMEDDERRELLKISDTQLMDIARFCNRFPNIDLTYDVLNSENVTSGEKVYVQVSLERDLEGRTEVGPVDAPRYPKSKEEGWWLVVGDTKTNQLLAIKRVTFQRKSRVKLDFDAPTEPGKKTYTLYYMCDSYLGCDQEYSFTVDVKEAGTLEEDS